The genomic window GCCGCGGACGTTGGGCGACGGGGACGTCGCTCAGGTCCAATTGCGTCGGCTCGGCGGAAACGGACATGGTGAAGTCGATGGGGCGAATATCATCTACAACTGTGATCCACGAATGACACGGGTACGATCCCTACGTCGACTCCGCGAGAATGGTTTGATCACGATCCGGCCCGACAGAAACAATTCCCACCGGGCGACCGATCAATTCGCTCAACCGCGTGATGTACCGCAACGCGTTGCCGGGCAACTCGCTGAGGTTCTTGGCGGTCACGATTTCCTCGCGCCAGCCGGGCATGGTCTCGTAGATCGGCTTGGCGATCCGCAGGTCGTCCACGTGGCTCGGGAATACCGTGACACGTTTGCCGCCGATGTCGTAAGCGGTGCAGATTTTCAGCTCGTCGAAGCCGGACAGGACGTCCAGCAACATCACGGCCAACGTGTCAACGCCGCTCAAGCGCGTCGTATAACGGACCGCCACGGCGTCGAACCAGCCGCAACGGCGCGGGCGTTTCGTGACTGTGCCGTACTCGTTGCCGCGGTCGCGAATGCGCTGACCGGTGGCGTCTTCCAGTTCCGTCGGGAACGGCCCGCCGCCGACGCGCGTGCTGTAGGCTTTGACGATGCCGATGATTTGGTTTTGATAGCGCCCCGGCACGCCGGAGCCAGCCGGAATGCCGACGCCGGAGCTGTTGCTGCTGGTGACGTACGGGTACGTGCCGTGGTCGACGTCGAGCAATGCGCCCTGCGCACCCTCGAACAACACCCGCTTGCCGGCTTCCAGCGCGTCGTGCAGGTAAGTTGTCGTATCGGACAGGTGCGGCCGCAGGCGCTCGGCGTAGCCCAAGTATTCTTCGCAGATCTGCTTGGGATCGAACGTCGGCGCGGCGCCCGTGGCGAAGACTTGCATCGCCAGACTCTTCTGGGCCGCGACTTGAGCAATCCGCTCGGCGAGACCAGGACGATAGAGATCGCCCAGCCGGATCGCATCACTGCGGCCATATTTGTCGCGATAGCACGGGCCGATGCCGCGCTGCGTGGTGCCAATTGCTTCGCGCCCTGACGTGGTGCGGCTCTCCGTGGCGCGGTCTTCCTCGACGTGCCAGGGAAAGATCACGTGCGCGCGATCGCTGACCAGCAAATTCTCAGCGACACGGATGCCGCGCGAGGTAAGGCCGTCGATCTCGCCCAGAAAGGAAGCCGGATTGAGCACGACGCCGCCGGTCACGACGCAGGTCACGCTCGACCGCAGGATACCGCTTGGAATCAGCGACAGCTTGTAGGTTTGGCCGCCTGTCACGACGGTATGCCCGGCGTTGCTGCCGCCCTGGTAGCGCACGACGATGTCATGGCGTTCGGTCAGCAGATCAACGATCTTTCCCTTCGCTTCGTCGCCCCACTGCAGTCCAATCACACAAGTCCCAGGCACGGCAACCACCTTCGCTGGCAAGCCC from Planctomycetia bacterium includes these protein-coding regions:
- a CDS encoding adenylosuccinate synthase — encoded protein: MPGTCVIGLQWGDEAKGKIVDLLTERHDIVVRYQGGSNAGHTVVTGGQTYKLSLIPSGILRSSVTCVVTGGVVLNPASFLGEIDGLTSRGIRVAENLLVSDRAHVIFPWHVEEDRATESRTTSGREAIGTTQRGIGPCYRDKYGRSDAIRLGDLYRPGLAERIAQVAAQKSLAMQVFATGAAPTFDPKQICEEYLGYAERLRPHLSDTTTYLHDALEAGKRVLFEGAQGALLDVDHGTYPYVTSSNSSGVGIPAGSGVPGRYQNQIIGIVKAYSTRVGGGPFPTELEDATGQRIRDRGNEYGTVTKRPRRCGWFDAVAVRYTTRLSGVDTLAVMLLDVLSGFDELKICTAYDIGGKRVTVFPSHVDDLRIAKPIYETMPGWREEIVTAKNLSELPGNALRYITRLSELIGRPVGIVSVGPDRDQTILAEST